TCACAAAATTACATGTGGACCCCTAAATTGATTGTtactaaaatgtagggactaaattgactatAACTCCAAAATATAGattccaaaataatttttgtaaatttcttTATAAGACTCATAACTTTATTAAGATGAAGATAAATTCAATACACCACAAGCTAATGCTAGCTCAATAATAATTGGATCATCTACCCAACTTACCTAACTATCTAATCATATGATATATTAAGCTAAAATATATGCCGGTTTATTTCCTTCCCTCCTCAAATAGGACACTTGACACATAAGACTATAGGAGTTTtatcatattaaaataaaaaattatgataaataaatttattaaaataaataattatttttaatttaaaattttttcgataataaataattatgataaataaataattatgtaGGAACACATTATTATCAATCACAACTCGTTATATAGCGAGTTATGGTACAAAATTGTGTCAAAGATGGTGTTTCTAGCATAATTCCTAATTCTCAGCCGTaaatttgttattgttgttgtccAATGTGCATCAAGCATTGGGAAGCCTTGTATCAATCCCAAAAAACCGGTTGCTGTAGGTGGGATCCTCCATTCGGCTCCTGACTCCTGAAATTCTGAATTGTGATTAAACCATTTATTTCCTCACGCCACTATCCCCTTGGCCCTGGGTACTCTCTCCCCCATTTGCTTTACTAAATCAGGTATAACTTAATCTGGGCATGCTTCACTTCtctatatataattcttttttgggCGACACTTATTATCTTCTAAGTTTTGTATCTTAGATATGTTTCATATGACTAATCGATGTTAAAAGCTGCCTGCCTTCTAGAACGGCTATCTATGCTTTGTCTGGCGTACGGGCATCCAATTGAATTTTGAACAATACCctctgttttgttttggttttggtttttttttgggttccttGTTTTTGTTGGGCCCCTTCGGTCCAGGTAAGATACCGAggttgtttcttttgttttctgatACCGAGGTTGTTTCTTGAGTGAATAGAAGTGATACAGTGTGTTGGAAAAGGACTTATATGACAATATTAAAATAAGAATGCCCAGAAGTCAAAAAGACATGATATGCATCAATGGGTGCAAAAAATTGTGTTGGAATAGgattaatttcataaaatagttATAGCCTATGTGATGATGTTAAAATTGAGACCTGAGCATTTTGCAATGGCTGGGAATTAATTGAACTAGTTGGTTTGAATTACAGTCTTGATGTTCTCCAAAAAGAGTACTGCTTGATGGGGCTGAAGGAGTTGATTCAGTCCATTTTTCCCAGGACAATCAACCTTTATCCCTGATGTCATATATACTTTGAGATTTTCTATGATAGGCTTTATTGTGCACAACACAAACACCCTGAGGTTTAGACActaaagaagggaaagaaatgaattattttatgttgtttggtTATGTAGAGATAATGGAAGAAAACTAGAGACAAGAAAAGATACATTTGTTAACTATTTCCTTCTCGTCaatttttggagagaaaattttagTTGACTTGACCAGTGAAAATTTTTGAACAATTTCTTccatctttattttcttttacctCACTGTCAATTATCACTTACTAGCCaacacaatgaaaaaaaataagagaaattaaaaaatttccattcttttcttttattcagtgtttaaacaaatgTAACACAGGTTTGTGAAGGAGATTCACATTATTTGAATTAGCATATATATGCggatttgttaatttttctctctttataaacAATACTATTGCTGGTATATCCTATCATTATTATCCATTGTAAATGGTATTATTCTTATTGTGATTCCTCCTCATGACCCTAGGCCTTAATTGGAAGCAATGgagcaaaatacaaaaatggtATCTGGCCCATCCAAGGGTTTATTGCAGAGTGAAGATTTGTATCAGGTACAATACCATacttgtgtgtttgtgtgtgtgttcatctcttcttttctcttttaataatttttttttcaacttttcttgTTTAAATTCTTAATGTCATTCTTCAACAATGTTGCAGTATATCCAGGAGACTAGTGTTTTCCCACGTGAACCAGAATTTCTCAAGGAGCTAAGGCATGTCACTGCTAGCCACCCAAGGTAAGTGTCCTTCTTTCTAAGTTGGTGCTTGTTCTTTCAATTACTATAGTTCTTGTATGTTCTCAAATTTATAAATGTAACTTAGTAGGTGTTTAGAAACCCCAGtgtgaaatgaaaatttctgTGTGGATTCCATGTAACTTGTTAAGctatataaaatttctttaattaagAAATGCCATGTGAATGAATGGAGCAAATTGATTCTTGTGATATTCAAATACTCCCTCAAGAAATGATGCATTTGACAATGGATGGCATGGATACAGCTAAATCATCTTACTGGTTCAGTAGTTGGCATTGAAAGAATTATTGAACTTGTTATGGTATACATTCATGAGCATGCCTTCAAAATGAGTTACTGGAGACTTTCGAGTATCTTTTATCTCACAGCATTCAGAAAATTAATTAGCTTGTCGTCTTCTAGGGCTATGATGGCTACCTCACCAGATGCCGGTCAGATGATGGCCATGCTGTTGAACCTAGTAAACGCAAAAAAGACTATTGAAGTTGGAGTTTTCACAGGATACTCTCTACTCCTCACTGCCCTTACAATTCCAGAGGATGGCAAGGTCTGTAATGGACAATCTTCTGTATCTTATACTTATCTATTAAACTGCTTATGATTTTTTGTAGATTACTGCAGATTATAGCTATAGATGTAAATCGGGAACCATTTGAGATTGGGTTGCCGGTAATTAAGAAAGCTGGTGTTGCTGACAAAATTGATTTCATTGAGTCTGAGGCTTTACCTGTTCTTGATCAGCTATTACAGAATGTAAGGATTACTtcctcttattattattaatcttCTGTCATGCTTGCCACAATAAggtcttcatttttctttttctttattctttgtttCACTGTGGGGGATGGGGCTTATGCAGCATGAAAATGAAGGGAGTTACGACTTTGCTTTTGTTGATGCTGACAAGGTCAATTATTGGAACTACCATGAGAGGCTGATGAAACTGTTAAAGGTGGGTGGGGTAGCTGTCTATGATAACACACTCTGGGGAGGGTCAGTTGCAATGCCTGAAGCATTGGTTCCAGAGTCCATGAAATCAGGCAGACAGTTGACAATTGAGCTTAATAAATTACTTGCAGCTGATCAGCGAGTCCAAATTTCACACGCTTCATTGGGTGATGGTATCACAATCTGCAGGCGTCTCTACTGAATTACTGCTTGGATTTAATCTGTATTttactttgttttcttttttctttagaaagGAAATGCATGAAAACAAACTAAGCAGCATCATAAGTAtttatttctttacttgttttatGAGCTTAAATGTAAAATTCACCCGAAGTAGCCAGCATATATTATTACTTCATTGCATATTACTTATCATATGTAACTGTTTGCGACTTTGAATCAAAAGATGCTGATGTTGCTAAGATACAGATTGCTTCTCCCATTTCTTCAATATCGACAA
This genomic stretch from Castanea sativa cultivar Marrone di Chiusa Pesio chromosome 1, ASM4071231v1 harbors:
- the LOC142644552 gene encoding putative caffeoyl-CoA O-methyltransferase At4g26220 isoform X1: MEQNTKMVSGPSKGLLQSEDLYQYIQETSVFPREPEFLKELRHVTASHPRAMMATSPDAGQMMAMLLNLVNAKKTIEVGVFTGYSLLLTALTIPEDGKIIAIDVNREPFEIGLPVIKKAGVADKIDFIESEALPVLDQLLQNHENEGSYDFAFVDADKVNYWNYHERLMKLLKVGGVAVYDNTLWGGSVAMPEALVPESMKSGRQLTIELNKLLAADQRVQISHASLGDGITICRRLY
- the LOC142644552 gene encoding putative caffeoyl-CoA O-methyltransferase At4g26220 isoform X2; amino-acid sequence: MEQNTKMVSGPSKGLLQSEDLYQYIQETSVFPREPEFLKELRHVTASHPRAMMATSPDAGQMMAMLLNLVNAKKTIEVGVFTGYSLLLTALTIPEDGKIIAIDVNREPFEIGLPVIKKAGVADKIDFIESEALPVLDQLLQNVNYWNYHERLMKLLKVGGVAVYDNTLWGGSVAMPEALVPESMKSGRQLTIELNKLLAADQRVQISHASLGDGITICRRLY